The proteins below are encoded in one region of Segatella copri:
- a CDS encoding glycoside hydrolase family 98 domain-containing protein — protein MVRRLFIFIFGILTFAVAQAHDGPALRRVISPSQPAWIIHIDTWNSPNPQAIINMVPEDIKPYVIFNLSLSATEATCPDGEKVCDSWMKVCAENRVWTMIQCASGACSAFADDDMEIYERYFKQYPNFLGWNFAEQFWGFGETRERENGTVTNPSFLTRLDLFTKIMKLCHQYGGYLVVSFTQSVYSANMMPVAYMKRNAEMNRLLTEDKDHFICCEKYTMKNGFFDIESNCLGAYLGGYAGQYGIRFDACGWFEETTKVDENGNEIKDSNGKTLSNYFNDFPKACGAIPILEHVALTGETVIDGPETIPLEDSREIATTKTADGYTHRNWGWFPHFKNINIDMFRKILDGTIRIPTRSEVIERTKICVKNDVTPKDINSSKNEMEPYVSPQGLYDGVYRNEQDYGGTQWNAENAPLNNRWWLKSTGRYPAIPVVYDLLDDEAKKLTVAVTAKDYASNSTWNNVNSKKAYLNKLFKQEYTGDIYAARHENAWVCYNPYQYDEKHVNLATPLHGQTFYRDFPATKRSAKGTLKPAYNTCRQIKMNLAPYSLVFMRENSDKLSLYMQNYRLEDGKRYAQGNPALADDANLPEYAQQVDTITVVGATAEPTFSWKDNASHSASTVTSEWKNSQFIVYVKHNGPLELTINCKGTSTSGKLKDSDVTPSVIEMPAVPEAYDGEMQYEFENFDYKNVAGCYGNAWNNGFRGYYGQGCLNLGTQKGASVRGYIPVTKPGNYKVAIRYQASMGDAVVKVICGNQTKQVTLPKNATSSKEWSEVEFDMDIADVKGNMTVNYVSGKRAVLDCVRLNYKGALTGIAGVTTDADLIDHVEYYDLQGMRLSAAKQGVSIKKVYLRSGKTYTEKIYK, from the coding sequence ATGGTAAGAAGATTATTTATATTTATTTTTGGGATACTGACATTCGCAGTGGCGCAGGCTCATGACGGGCCTGCCCTGCGAAGAGTTATCTCGCCATCCCAGCCGGCATGGATTATCCATATCGACACATGGAATTCTCCGAATCCGCAAGCCATCATCAATATGGTACCGGAAGACATCAAGCCTTACGTGATATTCAACCTCTCGCTCTCTGCCACCGAGGCTACCTGTCCTGATGGCGAGAAGGTATGCGACTCCTGGATGAAGGTATGCGCCGAGAACCGTGTCTGGACCATGATTCAGTGTGCCAGTGGTGCTTGCAGTGCCTTCGCCGATGACGACATGGAAATCTACGAGCGATACTTCAAGCAATATCCTAACTTTTTGGGTTGGAATTTCGCTGAGCAGTTCTGGGGATTTGGAGAGACGCGCGAGCGTGAGAATGGAACGGTAACCAATCCTTCTTTCTTGACTCGTTTGGATCTCTTTACTAAGATTATGAAACTCTGTCATCAGTATGGTGGCTATTTGGTAGTGAGCTTCACCCAGTCTGTTTATTCTGCCAACATGATGCCTGTGGCTTACATGAAGCGTAATGCGGAGATGAACCGCCTCTTGACAGAAGACAAGGATCACTTCATCTGCTGCGAGAAGTACACCATGAAGAATGGTTTCTTCGATATTGAGAGCAACTGTCTCGGTGCTTATCTTGGTGGATATGCCGGACAGTATGGTATCCGTTTCGATGCCTGCGGATGGTTTGAGGAGACCACCAAGGTGGATGAAAATGGTAATGAGATTAAAGATTCTAACGGCAAAACTTTGTCTAATTACTTCAACGACTTCCCGAAGGCTTGTGGTGCCATTCCTATCTTGGAGCATGTGGCTTTGACTGGTGAGACTGTGATTGATGGTCCTGAGACCATTCCATTGGAGGATTCTCGTGAGATAGCAACCACAAAGACAGCTGATGGCTATACACATCGCAACTGGGGCTGGTTCCCTCACTTCAAGAACATCAACATTGATATGTTCCGCAAGATTCTTGATGGAACTATCCGTATTCCTACCCGCAGTGAGGTGATAGAACGCACCAAAATCTGTGTGAAGAATGATGTAACTCCTAAAGATATTAACTCAAGTAAGAACGAGATGGAACCATACGTTTCTCCTCAGGGTTTGTATGATGGAGTTTATCGTAATGAGCAAGACTATGGTGGCACTCAGTGGAATGCTGAGAATGCTCCTCTCAATAACCGTTGGTGGTTGAAGAGCACAGGTCGCTATCCTGCCATTCCTGTAGTTTACGACCTCTTGGATGATGAGGCTAAGAAACTAACCGTTGCCGTTACAGCCAAGGATTATGCCAGCAACAGCACTTGGAACAATGTAAATAGCAAGAAGGCTTATCTCAACAAGCTCTTCAAGCAGGAGTATACAGGTGATATCTATGCTGCTCGTCATGAGAATGCTTGGGTTTGCTACAATCCATATCAGTATGATGAGAAGCATGTGAACCTCGCAACTCCTTTGCATGGACAGACGTTCTATCGTGATTTCCCAGCAACTAAGCGTAGTGCCAAGGGTACACTGAAACCTGCTTACAACACTTGTCGCCAGATCAAGATGAACCTGGCTCCTTACTCATTGGTATTTATGCGTGAGAACTCAGATAAGTTGAGCCTCTACATGCAGAACTATCGTTTGGAAGATGGCAAGCGCTATGCACAGGGAAATCCTGCTTTGGCTGATGATGCCAACCTCCCAGAGTATGCTCAGCAGGTGGATACCATCACCGTAGTGGGTGCCACGGCAGAACCAACCTTCTCTTGGAAGGATAATGCCAGCCACTCTGCAAGTACTGTTACCAGCGAATGGAAGAACTCTCAGTTCATCGTTTATGTGAAGCACAACGGTCCTTTGGAGTTGACCATCAATTGTAAGGGTACTTCTACATCGGGCAAGTTGAAGGATTCTGATGTTACCCCTTCTGTTATCGAGATGCCAGCTGTGCCTGAGGCATACGATGGAGAGATGCAGTATGAGTTTGAGAACTTCGACTACAAGAACGTAGCTGGTTGCTATGGCAATGCTTGGAACAACGGTTTCCGTGGATACTATGGTCAGGGCTGCTTGAACCTGGGTACCCAGAAGGGGGCTTCCGTTCGTGGCTACATTCCTGTTACCAAGCCGGGTAATTACAAGGTGGCTATCCGTTATCAGGCTTCCATGGGTGATGCTGTTGTCAAGGTTATCTGCGGTAATCAGACCAAGCAGGTTACACTGCCAAAGAATGCTACTTCCAGCAAGGAATGGTCAGAAGTGGAGTTTGACATGGACATCGCTGATGTCAAGGGAAATATGACGGTTAACTATGTGAGCGGAAAGAGAGCTGTGCTCGATTGCGTCCGCCTGAACTACAAGGGTGCCTTGACGGGTATCGCCGGTGTAACCACCGATGCCGACCTGATAGACCATGTAGAGTATTACGACTTGCAGGGCATGCGCTTATCTGCAGCCAAGCAGGGTGTCAGTATCAAGAAAGTTTATCTTCGTAGCGGCAAAACCTATACGGAGAAGATTTATAAATAA
- a CDS encoding DUF5627 domain-containing protein, with amino-acid sequence MKSFKLLNTIGIAAMTLLMTASCESGNKEFGYDGETAVYFANAGYVRTVELGEDQEADLTDDNNHIINIKAYCAGGYGNNNDVTVDYISDASLCDGYKINGAAIQMMPSTYYEIENPNQFVIAKGQQMGGVRVKLTDAFFNDDKSYEQGYVIPVKLTKAQGVDKVLESKNTTFCLVKFVNPWTATYLRKGKDVSNGKESHRAYPYIEKAEVIKVVTKGLYKAQMTVEVKDASGKSHQVNVLMTFNGDDCTISSGSDGVQVSGNGKFVKNDQLLGEFKRNTLYLNYNIKSDALGTVETTDTMVVRNRGIGFQTFTPER; translated from the coding sequence ATGAAAAGTTTTAAGTTATTAAATACAATAGGCATTGCTGCCATGACTTTGTTGATGACCGCTTCCTGCGAGAGCGGTAACAAGGAATTTGGATATGACGGAGAAACTGCTGTCTATTTTGCCAATGCTGGTTATGTGCGCACCGTGGAGCTGGGTGAGGATCAGGAAGCTGACCTTACCGACGATAACAACCACATCATCAACATCAAGGCCTACTGTGCCGGTGGTTATGGCAACAACAATGACGTTACCGTGGATTATATATCTGATGCCAGTCTTTGTGATGGCTATAAAATCAATGGCGCTGCCATCCAGATGATGCCATCCACTTACTATGAGATAGAGAACCCTAACCAGTTTGTCATTGCCAAGGGACAGCAGATGGGAGGCGTAAGAGTGAAGCTTACTGATGCGTTCTTCAACGATGACAAGAGCTATGAGCAGGGCTACGTAATTCCTGTGAAGCTGACCAAGGCTCAGGGAGTTGACAAGGTGCTGGAGTCGAAGAATACTACATTCTGCCTTGTGAAGTTCGTCAATCCTTGGACTGCCACTTATCTTCGCAAGGGTAAGGATGTGAGCAACGGCAAGGAATCTCACCGTGCTTATCCATATATTGAGAAGGCTGAGGTAATCAAGGTGGTGACCAAAGGCTTGTACAAGGCACAGATGACTGTGGAAGTGAAGGATGCTAGTGGCAAAAGCCATCAGGTGAACGTGCTGATGACCTTCAACGGTGATGATTGCACCATCTCTTCCGGTAGTGACGGAGTTCAGGTTTCGGGTAATGGTAAGTTTGTCAAGAACGACCAGCTTTTGGGCGAGTTTAAACGCAACACACTCTATTTGAACTACAACATCAAGAGCGATGCCTTGGGTACGGTTGAAACCACAGATACCATGGTGGTCCGCAATCGTGGTATTGGATTCCAGACTTTCACTCCTGAGCGGTAA
- a CDS encoding RagB/SusD family nutrient uptake outer membrane protein: MKLRNIFMILASAALLTACDDVFTPAAENMKDINEMENDPIMAKGFVLTAYRNLPNYEVGTGTDVATDDAVTNEKGANWSKYATGSWTVQSWDPTGRWNNDLSSMQYLHIFLNSNISNIGFLKNANENKLMQRRLTGEAYGLLATHAYYLLRAHAGFDNEGKLLGTQLFDGFVGTDADFNQPRKTFQEHVDFILANIEKADKLLPMDYEPVTSDDKVPAKYDDILNVPEVTSVKDGKMGIYNKVMGENARQLINGLILRAIKARTLLLAASPAFQDPAQNNVTWAQAADAAAEVVDYVGGPSGLPKTGLTYYDNDDEMKNLKNGSNPPEIIWRSTRNAEEIDDEKNNFPPSLYGNGRTNPTQNLVDAFPDAKGYPITDARSEYDESNPYANRDPRLAKYIIYNGATAGVENKVIKTGSSSGDDGIGRRDASTRTGYYMKKMLRMTANCNPSSTSKVTKYSCKARFTEFFLDYAEAANEAWGPKNPGTHAYSAYDVIKAIRHRAGLTDDTYLDECAGDQAKMRELIRNERRLELCFEGFRFWDLRRWNQLDKLTSVQGIDWNNDTFTILPNVEERHFDSYMNYGYIPYSEALKYSNLHQNKGWK, encoded by the coding sequence ATGAAATTAAGAAATATATTCATGATATTGGCTTCTGCGGCATTGTTGACAGCATGTGATGATGTCTTTACTCCTGCTGCAGAAAACATGAAGGACATCAATGAGATGGAGAATGATCCTATCATGGCCAAGGGCTTCGTGCTCACCGCTTACCGTAACTTGCCAAACTACGAGGTGGGCACAGGTACGGATGTAGCGACGGATGATGCCGTGACGAATGAGAAGGGAGCCAACTGGTCTAAGTATGCCACAGGCTCATGGACCGTTCAGAGTTGGGACCCTACGGGCCGCTGGAACAACGACTTGTCTTCCATGCAGTATTTGCATATCTTCCTGAACTCAAACATTTCGAACATCGGGTTCCTGAAGAATGCCAATGAGAACAAGCTGATGCAACGACGCCTTACAGGTGAGGCATACGGCCTTCTGGCTACCCATGCCTATTATCTGCTTCGTGCCCATGCCGGATTTGACAATGAAGGAAAGTTGCTCGGCACACAGCTCTTTGACGGATTTGTAGGTACGGATGCTGATTTCAACCAGCCTCGCAAGACATTCCAGGAGCATGTGGATTTCATCCTGGCGAACATCGAGAAGGCTGACAAGCTGTTGCCTATGGATTATGAGCCAGTGACAAGCGACGACAAGGTGCCAGCCAAGTATGATGATATCCTGAATGTGCCTGAGGTAACATCTGTCAAGGATGGCAAGATGGGTATATATAATAAGGTGATGGGCGAGAATGCACGCCAGCTGATTAACGGACTGATTCTGCGTGCCATCAAGGCTCGTACCCTGCTGCTCGCTGCAAGTCCAGCCTTCCAGGATCCTGCCCAGAACAATGTAACCTGGGCACAGGCTGCAGATGCAGCTGCCGAGGTGGTTGACTATGTAGGCGGTCCATCTGGTTTGCCTAAAACAGGTCTTACCTACTACGACAACGATGATGAGATGAAAAACTTGAAGAATGGTTCCAATCCTCCTGAAATCATCTGGCGCAGTACCAGAAATGCAGAAGAGATTGATGACGAGAAGAACAATTTCCCTCCATCACTCTACGGAAACGGCAGAACCAATCCTACCCAGAATCTGGTAGATGCCTTCCCTGATGCCAAGGGTTATCCTATCACCGATGCACGCAGTGAATATGATGAGAGTAATCCATACGCCAACCGTGACCCTCGTCTGGCTAAATACATTATCTATAATGGAGCCACAGCGGGAGTTGAAAACAAGGTAATCAAGACGGGTAGTTCTTCGGGCGATGACGGTATCGGCCGCCGTGATGCTTCTACCCGCACCGGTTACTATATGAAGAAGATGTTGCGCATGACTGCCAACTGTAATCCTAGCAGCACATCTAAGGTAACCAAGTATAGCTGCAAGGCACGTTTCACCGAGTTCTTCCTCGATTATGCTGAGGCTGCCAATGAGGCTTGGGGACCTAAGAACCCTGGCACACATGCTTACTCAGCATACGATGTGATCAAGGCAATCCGCCACCGTGCAGGTTTGACAGATGATACTTATCTCGACGAGTGTGCGGGCGACCAGGCTAAGATGCGTGAGCTGATTCGCAACGAGCGCCGCCTGGAGCTTTGCTTCGAGGGATTCCGCTTCTGGGATTTGCGCCGCTGGAACCAGTTGGACAAGCTTACTTCTGTACAGGGCATCGATTGGAACAACGATACGTTTACCATCTTGCCAAATGTAGAAGAGCGCCATTTCGATAGCTATATGAACTATGGTTATATTCCATATTCAGAAGCATTGAAGTACTCTAATCTCCATCAGAACAAGGGATGGAAATAA
- a CDS encoding SusC/RagA family TonB-linked outer membrane protein has product MSLALASMLVASGVASAQEMADTTKVNVAFGQVSKADLMGGVSEVNVEELLKKDYSANALNDLQSLISGYNGNVWGQGALVLVDGAPREASTVNATEVEKVTVLKGASAVVLYGAKAAKGVILITTKRGKVQPLSIAATVNTGIYTPKAYPEYLGAAEYMSLYNEAMTNDDPTQPLKYSKEQIYNTAIGTNPYRYPDMDFYSSDYLRKFNNRTDATMEVKGGSKFARYYANLGMTYNNSLVKFGEHKKDKDNSFRVRSNIDATITDWLGAYVNVGINISDNYRGRPEDYWSTATSVRPNWYSGLLPISMMDANNSALQQMIAGSKFHVLDGQYLLGGNNDNQSTFFGDALAAGYVKNHSRTFNFDVGVKADFDQWVKGLSFETAFSIDYWNNYSEAYKLDYAVYEPTWANVNGQDMIIDLKKYGKESSSTTEYIGAAKYYQNTTFRAQFDYKNTFGGVHNVNATLAGWGYSKSNSVDENHESSSGVKGSSYHRTTNANLALRAAYNYAQKYYAEFGGALVHSSKLAEGHRNALSPSGTLGWRIGQEKWFKDALPCFDDLKLNASYSVLNQDIDISDYYLYQGYYDVKGGWYTWNEGGGNGTNTTLSKRGSNYGLDFVKRKEWRVGLEGSLLNGTVSFDMNYFHQLTSGLLTAGTATIYPSWMNNDGSFITSLNYNEDLRQGFDFAVNFKKNIGKVKAQLGLTGMVFDSKVNKREEKNEYSYMNAQGQALDVMRGYVCEGFFTQEDVDHMKANLDKDDPNFVPNHTFGEIKAGDLKYKDINGDGKIDSNDQQVMGKYGWSATPFFYGVNITLNWKQFTLFIAGTGQMGAKAFKSNDWIYNQKKYTSVVRGRWTPETAETATYPRLTAKDNTNNFRNSNFWLYSTDCFNLNKVQLTYNMPKEWFENKVVKGMSVYVLGESLLTISKHRKYMETSYGSPQCRFYNLGLKMMF; this is encoded by the coding sequence ATGTCATTGGCGCTAGCTTCCATGCTAGTCGCCAGTGGTGTGGCAAGCGCCCAGGAAATGGCTGACACTACCAAGGTAAACGTGGCTTTCGGTCAGGTTTCCAAGGCCGACCTGATGGGCGGTGTCAGCGAGGTGAATGTCGAAGAGCTGCTGAAAAAGGACTACAGCGCCAATGCACTCAATGATCTTCAGTCGCTCATCAGTGGTTATAACGGAAATGTTTGGGGACAGGGTGCACTTGTTCTCGTAGATGGAGCTCCCCGTGAGGCCAGCACCGTCAATGCCACCGAGGTGGAGAAGGTTACCGTGCTCAAGGGCGCTTCTGCCGTAGTACTCTATGGTGCCAAGGCTGCCAAGGGCGTAATCCTCATTACTACCAAGCGTGGTAAGGTGCAGCCATTGAGCATCGCCGCCACCGTCAATACGGGCATCTATACACCTAAGGCTTATCCTGAATATCTGGGTGCGGCTGAGTATATGTCGCTCTATAACGAGGCGATGACCAATGATGACCCTACACAGCCGCTGAAATACTCTAAGGAGCAGATCTACAATACGGCTATAGGTACGAATCCTTACCGCTATCCGGATATGGACTTCTACAGCAGTGACTACCTGCGCAAGTTCAACAACCGTACGGATGCTACGATGGAAGTGAAGGGCGGTAGCAAATTTGCCAGATACTATGCCAACCTGGGCATGACCTACAACAACAGCCTGGTGAAGTTTGGCGAGCACAAGAAGGACAAGGACAATTCCTTCCGCGTGCGTTCTAACATTGATGCTACCATCACCGACTGGCTGGGGGCTTATGTAAATGTAGGCATCAACATCTCGGACAACTATCGTGGACGTCCTGAGGACTACTGGTCAACAGCTACCAGCGTTCGTCCTAACTGGTATTCCGGCCTGTTGCCAATCTCCATGATGGATGCTAACAATTCAGCCTTGCAGCAGATGATAGCTGGCTCAAAATTCCACGTGCTCGATGGTCAGTATCTGCTGGGTGGAAACAACGATAACCAGTCTACTTTCTTTGGTGATGCGCTTGCTGCCGGCTACGTGAAGAATCACTCCCGTACCTTCAACTTTGATGTGGGTGTGAAAGCCGACTTCGATCAGTGGGTCAAGGGATTGAGCTTCGAGACAGCTTTCAGCATCGATTACTGGAACAACTACTCTGAGGCTTACAAGCTCGACTATGCCGTTTACGAGCCTACCTGGGCAAATGTGAACGGACAGGACATGATTATCGACCTGAAGAAATATGGTAAGGAATCAAGTAGTACGACCGAATATATCGGTGCAGCCAAATATTACCAGAACACCACCTTCCGTGCTCAGTTTGACTATAAGAACACCTTTGGCGGTGTGCACAACGTAAATGCTACTTTGGCTGGCTGGGGTTACTCCAAGTCGAATTCCGTGGACGAGAATCATGAGAGCTCATCTGGTGTAAAGGGTTCTTCTTACCACCGCACCACCAATGCCAACCTTGCCCTTCGAGCAGCCTACAATTATGCTCAGAAGTACTACGCAGAATTTGGCGGTGCTCTGGTTCACTCATCCAAGTTGGCAGAGGGTCATCGCAACGCTCTTTCTCCATCAGGAACACTGGGTTGGAGAATCGGTCAGGAGAAATGGTTCAAGGATGCACTTCCTTGCTTCGATGATCTGAAGCTGAACGCTTCTTACTCTGTGCTCAACCAGGACATAGATATCTCAGATTATTATCTCTACCAGGGATACTATGATGTGAAGGGTGGCTGGTACACCTGGAACGAAGGTGGTGGCAACGGAACTAACACCACACTCTCTAAGCGTGGTAGCAACTACGGTCTTGATTTCGTGAAGCGTAAGGAATGGAGAGTAGGTCTGGAGGGCTCACTCCTCAACGGAACCGTAAGTTTCGACATGAACTATTTCCATCAGCTTACTTCGGGCTTGCTTACTGCGGGAACTGCTACCATCTATCCTTCATGGATGAATAATGACGGTTCTTTCATCACCTCCCTGAACTACAACGAGGATTTGCGACAGGGCTTCGACTTCGCCGTAAACTTCAAGAAGAACATCGGCAAGGTGAAGGCACAGCTCGGACTCACAGGTATGGTGTTCGACTCAAAGGTTAACAAGCGTGAGGAGAAAAACGAATATAGCTACATGAACGCACAGGGTCAGGCTCTCGACGTGATGCGCGGATATGTTTGCGAAGGCTTCTTCACACAGGAAGACGTAGACCACATGAAGGCAAACCTCGACAAGGACGATCCTAACTTCGTGCCAAACCATACCTTCGGTGAAATCAAGGCTGGTGACCTGAAGTACAAGGACATCAACGGCGACGGCAAGATTGACAGCAACGACCAGCAGGTGATGGGTAAGTATGGATGGAGTGCAACTCCTTTCTTCTATGGTGTAAACATCACCTTGAACTGGAAGCAGTTTACCCTCTTCATCGCCGGTACCGGTCAGATGGGTGCCAAGGCATTCAAGAGCAACGACTGGATTTACAACCAGAAGAAATATACCTCTGTGGTTCGTGGACGCTGGACACCTGAGACAGCCGAGACTGCTACTTATCCACGTTTGACAGCCAAGGACAATACCAACAACTTCCGCAACTCAAACTTCTGGCTTTACAGCACAGACTGCTTCAACCTCAACAAGGTGCAGCTGACCTACAATATGCCAAAAGAGTGGTTTGAGAACAAGGTAGTGAAGGGTATGAGTGTTTACGTATTGGGCGAGAGCCTTCTCACCATCAGCAAGCATCGCAAGTATATGGAGACCAGCTATGGTTCACCACAGTGCCGTTTCTACAACCTGGGCTTGAAGATGATGTTCTAA
- a CDS encoding endo-1,4-beta-xylanase, whose amino-acid sequence MKKIHNILLASAAASMLLTGCAEDFDTSYAAGNKPESVAMADLTRGYEVLKNYTGMKLGANLTIADLKAANTSFSTVLANFNEVNVVDGFSHAAVVADDGTVSADASKDEVGAAIAAGLVPTASLFAPNAWNLTVMKEATKDIWVDGENVDLHQKFDFESSAIGDVFGTDTNSKVAKDPTGKNGKSLFNKKAAKFIEFPVNLPEGASLSTIKTISFDYYSSNVKKNVVIRVKVGDKAKELRNFGVPTKAKTWETFMVDLSKIDFTEAFDADDMKSSNISLVIGQAAVPQQVYVDNIDIYAPYQKPGYYKPRPVEEKAADVKKAMFAYVDSVMQNYGDKVQAWNVASNLIEDLFYSLKSSENMGATDEFYPNDYLDENWVADVCKEIHSKKADAKLFYSEENLLTDAEKTEAAINYIRQWNEAGAQIEGIDVKLDVPYNSSSVAEAKANIDNLLATLKASGLEIRLSDMNVYLADANGTVADQSMATFEDYKGMAELYAYILNKAQDVLGDKLYGVSFSTINQGTTGVGLWNHFNRLPTYVGVVNGLQKTEIKW is encoded by the coding sequence ATGAAAAAAATACATAATATCCTCTTGGCCAGTGCAGCAGCTTCCATGCTGCTCACTGGTTGTGCGGAGGACTTCGATACAAGCTACGCTGCCGGCAATAAGCCTGAAAGCGTTGCGATGGCTGACCTTACCAGAGGTTATGAAGTTCTGAAGAACTATACGGGTATGAAGCTGGGAGCTAACTTGACCATTGCAGATTTGAAAGCTGCCAATACTAGCTTTAGTACCGTTTTGGCCAACTTCAATGAAGTGAATGTCGTAGATGGCTTCTCCCATGCTGCTGTGGTTGCTGATGATGGTACGGTCAGTGCCGATGCTTCAAAAGATGAAGTTGGTGCTGCTATTGCCGCAGGACTCGTTCCTACAGCTTCCCTTTTTGCACCTAACGCATGGAATTTGACCGTGATGAAAGAGGCAACTAAGGATATTTGGGTAGATGGTGAGAATGTGGATCTCCATCAGAAGTTTGATTTCGAAAGCAGTGCCATCGGTGATGTCTTCGGAACTGACACGAATTCCAAAGTGGCAAAGGATCCGACAGGAAAAAACGGAAAGTCGCTCTTCAACAAGAAGGCTGCCAAGTTCATCGAGTTCCCAGTGAATCTACCTGAAGGAGCTTCGCTGTCTACTATCAAGACCATCTCCTTTGATTATTATTCATCAAATGTCAAGAAGAATGTGGTTATCAGAGTAAAGGTGGGTGACAAAGCCAAGGAACTGAGAAACTTCGGTGTTCCTACCAAGGCTAAGACTTGGGAAACATTCATGGTGGATTTGTCAAAGATTGACTTTACTGAGGCCTTTGATGCAGATGATATGAAATCTTCCAATATTTCTCTGGTAATTGGTCAGGCAGCTGTTCCTCAGCAGGTGTATGTTGACAATATTGATATTTACGCTCCATATCAGAAGCCGGGTTATTATAAACCTCGTCCTGTAGAAGAGAAGGCTGCTGATGTAAAGAAGGCTATGTTTGCTTACGTTGATTCCGTTATGCAGAACTATGGAGACAAGGTGCAGGCATGGAATGTGGCTTCTAACCTGATAGAAGATCTCTTCTACTCTCTGAAGTCTTCAGAGAACATGGGAGCTACTGATGAATTCTATCCTAACGACTATCTGGATGAGAACTGGGTGGCTGATGTATGCAAGGAAATCCATTCAAAGAAGGCAGATGCCAAACTGTTCTACAGTGAAGAAAATCTGCTGACGGATGCCGAGAAGACCGAGGCTGCCATCAACTACATCAGGCAGTGGAATGAAGCTGGTGCACAGATTGAAGGCATCGATGTGAAGCTCGACGTGCCATACAATAGCAGTTCTGTGGCAGAAGCTAAGGCGAATATCGACAATCTTCTTGCTACGCTGAAAGCATCAGGTCTGGAGATTCGTCTTTCTGATATGAACGTATACCTGGCTGATGCCAACGGAACAGTAGCCGATCAGAGCATGGCTACATTCGAGGATTACAAGGGAATGGCTGAACTCTATGCCTATATCCTGAACAAGGCACAGGATGTGTTGGGCGACAAACTCTATGGGGTATCTTTCTCTACTATCAATCAGGGCACTACGGGTGTAGGATTGTGGAATCATTTCAATCGCCTACCTACTTACGTGGGTGTGGTTAATGGACTTCAGAAAACAGAAATAAAATGGTAA